Proteins found in one Zea mays cultivar B73 chromosome 1, Zm-B73-REFERENCE-NAM-5.0, whole genome shotgun sequence genomic segment:
- the LOC100279086 gene encoding uncharacterized protein LOC100279086, which produces MMMMMMDRQLVRQCDMEVMRMAMLKHEETFRQQVHELHRLYRIQRELMSDLITTRYDDEPLLLTTAGRRSKQPRRALDLQLPADEYIVSADEESDAAGAELELTLAVGGRCAAGGGRRKSNRRRRQLAERQQRDNNDAAAAGGGSSPFGSDCSGASALSSPPPSSAEYYSDDGPAAAACQRAVAFDLGGEGDGVMRQQHAPWLAQCQQYLSLRMT; this is translated from the exons atgatgatgatgatgatggacaGGCAGCTCGTCAGGCAATGCGACATGGAGGTCATGAGGATGGCCATGCTCAAGCACGAAGAGACCTTCCGGCAGCAG GTTCACGAGCTGCACCGCCTGTACCGCATACAGAGGGAGCTGATGAGCGACCTAATAACGACCCGATACGACGACGAGCCGCTGCTGCTGACGACCGCCGGCCGGCGCAGCAAGCAGCCGCGCCGGGCGCTGGACCTGCAGCTGCCAGCCGACGAGTACATCGTCAGCGCCGACGAGGAGTCGGACGCCGCCGGCGCGGAGCTGGAGCTGACGCTGGCCGTCGGCGGGCGCTGCGCAGCCGGCGGCGGCCGGCGCAAGAGCAACAGGCGCCGGAGGCAATTAGCAGAGCGGCAGCAGCGCGACAACaacgacgccgccgccgccggcggcggctCCTCGCCGTTCGGGTCCGACTGCTCCGGCGCGAGCGCCCTGTCGTCGCCGCCGCCTTCGTCGGCCGAGTACTACTCCGACGacgggccggcggcggcggcgtgccaGAGGGCCGTTGCGTTCGACCTTGGAGGAGAAGGCGACGGCGTGATGAGGCAGCAGCACGCGCCGTGGCTGGCGCAGTGCCAGCAGTACCTCAGCCTGAGGATGACATGA